From the Devosia sp. FJ2-5-3 genome, the window TTTGTTGCCCGGTCGTCCGAAAACGAGGGCTGCCAGTTTCCGCCCCTGTTGTTGGCAGTGCGCCATCACCACGGTAAGCTTTACCCCCCGGAATTCAGCGTGGACCCAATGATGTTATCTCATCCTGGCGCGGCCATACGTTCGGGCGTGATCGACGATTTTCCTGTGCTCGTCGATCTCCAGCGGCGGGCGTCCCTCGCCGGCTATCCCGAGCCGGTACGCAGCGTTCTGGCGGCAAATCCGGCACTGGTCGACCAGAGCTTTCGCCCCGAATGGTTCTCCGGCGATCAGGTCAGAGTGGCGATTGATGCGGAGGAGGGCATTGCCGGCTTCGCTGTGCTCGCGCGGTCCGGGGACGAGACCGAGCTCGTCGCGCTGTTCGTCGACCCCGGCCACTGGAAACGCGGCATTGGGAGGTCACTTGTTGAGGCGGCGGCCACATTGGCGTCACGGTGGGTAGAGACCGAGATTTTCGTTCTGGCCAACCCGCTGGCACTGGGTTTCTACACGTCGGTGGGGTTCGTCCATGATCGGTATGTGGACATGCGCAACGCACCCGCCGTTCCACGGATGATCCTCAAAATACCCCGGCCGCTGTCGGCGGACGACTAATCTACCGCGCTCAATAAATTCGCATCTGCATGCGCATGACGATGTCCTGGCCGAGGCGCTGGAAGCCGAATTCGCGCATGGTGCAGTGCCAGCCATCGCCTTCGCGCTCGATGCGGAAGAGATTGTAGCGGGCGGGATCGTCGATGGTGCCGCCCTGGGCGGCGCTGGCAGCGGCGACGCCGACCACCGGCACTTCGTGCTTGAGGCCCGGGATATGGTGGAT encodes:
- a CDS encoding GNAT family N-acetyltransferase — encoded protein: MMLSHPGAAIRSGVIDDFPVLVDLQRRASLAGYPEPVRSVLAANPALVDQSFRPEWFSGDQVRVAIDAEEGIAGFAVLARSGDETELVALFVDPGHWKRGIGRSLVEAAATLASRWVETEIFVLANPLALGFYTSVGFVHDRYVDMRNAPAVPRMILKIPRPLSADD